The segment GACGAAGTGGAATCCGCCATTCTGGCAGCCCAGAGGGCCTATCCGGCCTGGGCGGACACGCCGGTCAACAACCGGGTGCAGGTGCTTTTCAGAATGAAGGCCCTGGTGGAAAAACATCTGGATGAACTGACCCGTCTGCTGGCGATGGAGCAGGGCAAAAAATGGGATGAAGCCATGGGCGACGTCCTCAAGGTCAACGAAGTGATCGAGTTTGCCTGCGGCGCGCCCCATATCATGAAAGGCGAATCCCTGATGAACGTTTCCCGGGGCTATGATACCACGCTTTACCATCACCCCGTCGGCGTTTTCGCCGGGATTGCCCCCTGGAACTTTCCGGCCATGATTCCCCACGGCTGGATGACCCCCATTTGCCTGGGCGCCGGAAATACCATGGTGTTAAAGGCCGCCAGTTTCGTGCCCCAGAGTTCCCTGCGTCTGATGGAATTGTGGCAGGAAGCCGGACTCCCGGATGGCGTACTAAACGTCCTTACCACAGGACGCGAACAGGCTGAGATTCTGCTCAGGCATCCGGCGGTCAAGGGCGTATCCTTTGTGGGTTCAACCAAGGTTGGGCAGCATATTTACGCCACAGCAGCGGCAAACGGCAAACGGGTGCAGGCCCTGTGTGAAGCCAAGAATCATGCCCTGGTCCTGCGAGACTGCAAGCTGGAGCGCACCGCCCGCGGTATTATCAATGCGTTTTGCGGCTGCGCCGGGGAACGCTGCATGGCGCTTCCGGCCGTCGTGGTGGAAAACGCCATTGCCGATGAACTGGCTCAGCTGCTGGTCAAGTTTGCTTCCGAGATGAAGCTGGGGCCTGCCTACGAAAAAATCACCGACCTGGGTCCGGTGGTAAATGCCGGGCATCTCAAATTCGTAACCGACTGGATTCAAACCGGCGTGGATGAGGGCGCCCGGCTGTTGCTGGACGGGCGCAATCCCAAGGTCCCCGGCTATGAAGGCGGCTTCTACATCGCCCCCACGATTTTTGACCATGTAACCGAGGAAATGTCCATCGGCCGGGAAGAGGTTTTCGGGCCGGTGCTCTGCATCAAACGGGTGGACAATTTTGAGGAAGGGCTTGCGATCATGAACAGCAGCCGCTTTGCCAACGGTTCGGCCATTTATACCCAGAACGGTCATTACGCCCGGGAATTCGCCAAACGGACCGACGGCGGCATGGTGGGGATCAATGTGGGCATCCCGGTGCCGGTGGGGATCTTCGGATTCACCGGTCACAAGGATTCCTTTTTCGGAGATCTGCACGTTATGGGAAAGGACGGTTTTTCGTTTTACACCGAAACCAAATGCGTTACCAGCACCTGGTTCCCGGAGGATGACTCTGGATGTAAAAAAGTCGACACCTGGGATGGCACCATGGCCTGCCTGCCGGAAGCGGGTAAAAAATGAAGCTCCCCGCAGCCCCGATAAACCGGGATCTTCGACAAGCTGCGGGGTATCAAAGCGGAATTGCGCCGTAGCTTTAACCCGCCTTCGCTCAGTTGAGCTTCGGTCGCGGTTCACCTCGCCTTTCATCCCTGCTGCAAGCAGCAGGGTACTCAGGCGAAGGCGAATAAACAATCCTTCCAAAAATCAAAAAAGCAGGCGGGCTTTTGTGTCACAAGCCCGCCTGTCGTATCATCAGAACTTTTTATCGATCCTATTCTTTCGGTTTTCCCAGCACTTCGGCGAACATATCCATATCCCAAGCTTTCATGTCGGCCACATTCTGTCGGAACTTGATAAAATCGATGGTATCCTGGCCGGTGATTTTCTTGGTATTGAATGCGCCGAAACCCAAAAAGGCTTCGCCGCTCATATTTGCGGCCAGCCAATGTCTGTGGTCATTTTTCATTGTATCCCAGAAGAATTTCTTTTTCTGACGGATACCGTCAATGGATTTAATCAGGCAACCCGGGAACAG is part of the Desulfobacterales bacterium genome and harbors:
- a CDS encoding CoA-acylating methylmalonate-semialdehyde dehydrogenase, with amino-acid sequence MPANPKKLKYCSDGKWLESKTSSYMDCYNPSTGEVIARAPQCTADEVESAILAAQRAYPAWADTPVNNRVQVLFRMKALVEKHLDELTRLLAMEQGKKWDEAMGDVLKVNEVIEFACGAPHIMKGESLMNVSRGYDTTLYHHPVGVFAGIAPWNFPAMIPHGWMTPICLGAGNTMVLKAASFVPQSSLRLMELWQEAGLPDGVLNVLTTGREQAEILLRHPAVKGVSFVGSTKVGQHIYATAAANGKRVQALCEAKNHALVLRDCKLERTARGIINAFCGCAGERCMALPAVVVENAIADELAQLLVKFASEMKLGPAYEKITDLGPVVNAGHLKFVTDWIQTGVDEGARLLLDGRNPKVPGYEGGFYIAPTIFDHVTEEMSIGREEVFGPVLCIKRVDNFEEGLAIMNSSRFANGSAIYTQNGHYAREFAKRTDGGMVGINVGIPVPVGIFGFTGHKDSFFGDLHVMGKDGFSFYTETKCVTSTWFPEDDSGCKKVDTWDGTMACLPEAGKK